From one Lactiplantibacillus paraplantarum genomic stretch:
- a CDS encoding amino acid permease, translated as MDLSHTRLLRKKDINAMLANYHSPLKKELKTFDLTMLGIGAIIGTGIFVLTGTGALTAGPGLMISFVLAAIACLFASLCYAEFAAMVPESGSAYTYAYTTLGEIVAFIIGWNLMLEYLFAVSTVSAGWSGYFQSFLAGFGLKLPTVLSAAAGSVPGVTSYFNLPAFTIIILITLLLSLGVKETKRVNNIMVIIKLAVVLLFIFTAVRFIKPANWSPLLPFGFKGVFGAASSVFFAFIGFDAISSSVEETLEPSKTLPRSMLLSLGICTILYVAVSAIMTGVVPFETFAKYIDHPISAVLVYSGQNWMAGIVDLGAILGMTTVMLVCLYGQTRISFSMSRDGLLPHIFSDISAKSGAPLKSTVLFGSIAAIMGGFIPLADLAELVNIGTLTAFTLVSFSILRLRKTQPDLRRPFKTPWVPFVPIMSIISCVFLLINLKPVTWIRFVVWLAIGMIVYFGYSVKHSQLKTDSTTTNK; from the coding sequence ATGGATTTATCACACACGCGGTTACTTCGCAAAAAAGATATCAATGCCATGTTAGCTAACTATCACAGTCCGCTCAAAAAAGAACTTAAAACATTTGACTTAACGATGTTGGGAATTGGGGCCATCATCGGGACTGGGATTTTCGTTTTAACCGGGACCGGAGCCTTAACAGCCGGTCCCGGGCTCATGATTTCATTCGTATTAGCGGCAATTGCTTGCCTATTTGCTTCACTCTGCTACGCTGAATTTGCAGCCATGGTTCCTGAAAGTGGCTCCGCCTATACGTACGCTTACACAACGCTGGGCGAAATCGTTGCCTTTATTATTGGCTGGAATTTAATGTTGGAATACCTCTTCGCAGTTTCGACCGTGTCCGCTGGTTGGTCAGGCTATTTTCAATCATTTCTAGCAGGCTTCGGGTTAAAACTGCCCACAGTTCTTTCCGCCGCAGCCGGTTCTGTTCCCGGCGTCACGAGTTATTTTAATTTACCAGCCTTCACCATCATTATTTTGATTACGCTCTTACTCTCGCTGGGCGTCAAAGAAACCAAACGCGTCAATAACATCATGGTAATTATTAAATTGGCGGTGGTTCTTTTATTCATCTTTACGGCGGTACGCTTCATCAAGCCTGCAAACTGGAGTCCCTTATTACCTTTCGGCTTCAAAGGGGTCTTCGGTGCAGCCTCTAGCGTCTTCTTCGCCTTCATCGGCTTCGACGCTATTTCTTCCAGTGTTGAAGAAACACTGGAGCCATCTAAGACCCTACCGCGCTCGATGTTACTTTCCCTTGGCATCTGTACCATTCTTTACGTAGCTGTATCTGCTATCATGACTGGTGTGGTTCCCTTTGAAACATTTGCTAAATACATCGATCACCCAATTTCGGCCGTATTAGTCTACTCTGGTCAGAATTGGATGGCTGGCATTGTCGACCTTGGCGCAATTCTCGGTATGACAACGGTTATGTTGGTCTGCCTATACGGTCAAACGCGGATTTCCTTCTCAATGTCACGTGACGGACTACTGCCACACATCTTTAGTGATATTAGTGCTAAGTCGGGTGCGCCGCTCAAATCAACGGTTCTATTTGGTTCAATTGCTGCCATCATGGGGGGCTTTATCCCGCTGGCTGACTTAGCAGAATTGGTTAACATTGGTACTTTGACTGCCTTCACCCTCGTCTCCTTCTCGATTTTACGGCTACGTAAAACACAACCTGATCTCCGGCGACCGTTTAAGACCCCTTGGGTGCCATTTGTTCCCATTATGTCAATCATCAGTTGCGTCTTCTTATTAATTAATTTAAAGCCCGTCACTTGGATTCGGTTTGTTGTTTGGC